One genomic segment of Pristiophorus japonicus isolate sPriJap1 chromosome 8, sPriJap1.hap1, whole genome shotgun sequence includes these proteins:
- the LOC139269132 gene encoding putative nuclease HARBI1 encodes MCNISQFAAYTSIQEVTDALYRRRANYISFSMTREHQLKRQTAFLHIARFPWIQGVIDCTHVSLRALQHTPEQFRNRKGFLSLNVQLVCDHNHNIMEVDAQFPGSSHGSFILLQSGVPHLFTGPNEDCGWLLGDKGYALSTWLIAPLRNPRTAAQLAYNESLTVTRTIIKLTIGILKEMFHCLDRSRGVLQYSPECVSIFVVVCCMLHNLAIMRAQPSEDEATVAPVEEEEEDEEEAHEEEQDSRGQPRRRLCRHRDPAKEAQSRRVHTNDCRVEPAPAYVLL; translated from the coding sequence atgtgcaacatctcgcagtttgcggcTTACACATCAATACAggaagtcacagatgctctgtataggaggagggcCAACTACATCTCCTTCTCCATGACCAGGGAGCATCAGTTGAAGCGCCAGACCGCATTTCTGCACATTGCGCGCTTCCCCTGGATCCAGGgggtcattgactgcacccatgtctctCTCAGAGCACTCCAACACACTCCCGAgcaattcagaaaccgcaagggtttcctctccctcaatgttcaactcgTTTGCGACCACAACCACAACATTATGGAAGTGGATGCccagtttcctggcagcagccacggctCATTCATACTGCTCCAGAGCGGTGTGCCACacctcttcactggtcccaatgaagattgcggctggctccttggtgacaagggctatgcgctgagcacttggctcattgCTCCTCTGCGCAACCCTAGAACTGCTGCGCAGCTCGCGTACAATGAGAGTCTGACAGTCACCAGGACCATCATCAAGCTCACAATTGGCATTCTCAAAGAGatgttccattgcctggaccgctcacggggtgtgctgcagtactcgcctgagtgtgtctccatattcgtggtggtgtgctgcatgctccacaacctggccatcatgagggcacagccatcagAGGACGAGGCAACAGTGGCAcctgtggaggaagaggaggaggacgaggaggaggcgcATGAGGAGGAGCAAGATTCCCGAGGCCAGCCACGCAGGAGGCTGTGtcgccatcgtgaccctgcaaAGGAAGCACAAAGCCGCAGGGTTCACACAAATGACTGCCGAGTTGAGCCTGCACCTGCTTATGTCCTTTTGTAA